The following proteins are co-located in the Calliphora vicina chromosome 2, idCalVici1.1, whole genome shotgun sequence genome:
- the TfIIS gene encoding transcription elongation factor S-II, which produces MSVEEEVFKIQKKMSKITTNDGTGQEQALDLLKALQSLNINLEILTKTRIGMTVNELRKSSKDEEVIALAKTLIKNWKRFLAAPGATASKDSSKSGSDSKSSSASKSSSSSSKDKEKSSSNSSSKDKDKKDEKKSSSSSSTKDERRPTQTSFPASSGMTDAVRLKCREMLCNALKVGEAMEGWPEPEEMAIELEEAIYAEFRNTDMKYKNRIRSRVANLKDSKNHTLRGNYMCGAVTAQQLAKMTPEEMASDEMRKLREKFVKEAINDAQLATVQGTKTDLLKCGKCKKRNCTYNQLQTRSADEPMTTFVMCNECGNRWKFC; this is translated from the exons ATGAGTGTCGAAGAGgaagtttttaaaatacaaaagaaaatgagcaaaatcacaACAAATGATGGCACG gGCCAGGAACAGGCTTTGGATTTGTTAAAGGCCTTACAGTCgctcaatattaatttggaaattttgacCAAAACCCGTATAGGTATGACGGTAAATGAATTGCGTAAAAGCAGCAAAGACGAAGAGGTTATTGCCTTGGCTAAAACTCTAATCAAAAACTGGAAACGTTTCTTAGCTGCTCCGGGTGCCACGGCCAGCAAAGATTCTAGCAAATCGGGTAGTGACAGCAAATCCTCATCGGCTAGCAAGTCTAGTTCGTCATCCAGCAAAGATAAGGAGAAATCCTCATCAAACTCCTCCTCTAAAGACAAAGATaagaaagatgagaaaaaatcttcatcatcatcgtcaaccAAAGATGAACGTAGACCCACACAAACCTCATTTCCCGCTTCGTCGGGTATGACCGATGCGGTGCGTTTAAAATGCCGTGAAATGCTGTGCAACGCCCTTAAAGTAGGCGAAGCCATGGAAGGCTGGCCGGAACCGGAAGAAATGGCTATTGAATTGGAGGAAGCCATTTATGCCGAGTTCAGAAACACCgatatgaaatacaaaaatcGCATACGCTCTAGAGTGGCCAATTTGAAAGATTCTAAAAATCACACCTTGCGCGGCAATTACATGTGCGGTGCTGTAACAGCCCAACAATTGGCTAAAATGACACCCGAAGAGATGGCCAGTGATGAAATGAGAAAGCTGAGAGAGAAATTTGTTAAGGAAGCCATTAATGATGCCCAATTGGCCACGGTGCAAGGCACCAAGACGGATCTGCTTAAATGTGGCAAGTGTAAGAAACGTAATTGTACCTATAACCAACTGCAGACCCGATCAGCTGATGAACCTATGACCACTTTTGTCATGTGTAACGAGTGCGGTAATCGCTGGAAGTTCTgctga